The following coding sequences lie in one Brachionichthys hirsutus isolate HB-005 chromosome 15, CSIRO-AGI_Bhir_v1, whole genome shotgun sequence genomic window:
- the kif2c gene encoding kinesin-like protein KIF2C: protein MESHLSRLLVGLSVNISRSDGRVHSATVKSVDVVRSTLMLEWHERNTCRGKEVEVSELCTVNPELVESVKSATLRDAEPPAAFPEKKYNSRLRSSRIPAPASFTRPQARQTCVFQAPSPVEAPVLNFDLPSSSAPVNAALSHQRRKNEAKPLLLRKFEAGKESNEPERMPPSQTANGRRKSVAQELVKGNNKRQSRAVKPPEVQPKKGKLGEASRPNQKFFEMIQDFKETMHVTPLLTTEHIEPRSICVCVRKRPFNKQEMNKKEIDVVSVPGNGALLVHEPKQKVDLTKYLDNQVFQFDYCFDDTATNTLVYKVTAKPLVQSIFEGGMATCFAYGQTGSGKSHTMGGDFTGKQQNCTKGIYALAAQDVFTYINSRYASLDISAFVSFFEIYNGKVFDLLNKKAKLRVLEDERQQVRVVGLEEVSVSTAEEVIKMIQIGSACRTSGQTSANTNSSRSHAVLQIILRRNNHAGTLHGKFSLVDLAGNERGIDVNSNDRTTLVETAEINRSLLALKECIRSLGRNRDHIPFRLCTLTKVLRDSFIGEKSRTCMIAMVSPGMASCEYTMNTLRYADRVKELKGNANRAAKTQEPVNVFTEEEFVADTSVYDAISQVTELEEQVYGQLKRGNEFATAMEDSSFNIKAELPNMLDHAQKLLDVMLAMQTALEQESLAIQNH from the exons ATGGAGAGCCACCTGTCCAGGCTTCTCGTTGGACTGTCTGTAAACATCAGCCGAAGTGACG GTCGCGTTCACTCGGCTACGGTCAAATCCGTTGACGTTGTAAGATCAACGCTGATGTTAGAATGGCACGAAAGGAATACGTGCCGAGGAAAGGAG GTCGAAGTGAGCGAGTTGTGCACCGTCAATCCGGAACTAGTGGAAAGTGTGAAGTCTGCCACACTCAGGGACGCTGAGCCTCCTGCAGCGTTCCCAGAGAAG AAGTATAACAGCCGACTCCGCTCGTCCCGGATTCCTGCTCCTGCCTCTT TTACTCGGCCGCAGGCCAGGCAGACGTGCGTGTTCCAGGCCCCATCCCCTGTTGAAGCACCCGTCCTGAACTTCGATCTGCCGTCTTCATCAGCCCCCGTAAACGCTG CTCTGAGTCACCAGCGGCGAAAGAACGAGGCCAAACCGTTGCTGCTGCGCAAATTTGAGGCAGGGAAGGAAAGTAACGAGCCTGAGAGGATGCCTCCATCCCAAACAGCCAACG GCAGAAGAAAATCGGTGGCTCAAGAGTTGGTCAAAGGCAACAACAAAAGGCAGTCTCGTGCTGTGAAGCCCCCTGAAGTGCAGCCCAAGAAGGGAAAg CTTGGAGAGGCTTCCCGACCAAACCAGAAGTTCTTTGAAATGATCCAGGACTTCAAGGAGACCATGCACGTGACCCCTTTGCTAACCACTGAGCAT ATTGAGCCCCgaagcatttgtgtgtgtgttcgcaaGCGCCCCTTTAACAAGCAAG AGATGAATAAAAAGGAGATCGACGTGGTGTCTGTGCCTGGAAACGGTGCTCTGTTGGTTCATGAGCCAAAACAGAAGGTGGACCTTACCAAGTACCTGGACAACCAGGTCTTCCAGTTCGACTACTGTTTTGATGACACCGCAACCAACACCCTGGTCTACAA GGTCACGGCGAAGCCGTTGGTGCAATCCATTTTTGAAGGTGGTATGGCCACGTGTTTTGCCtatggacagacaggaagtgggaaatCTCAT aCAATGGGAGGCGATTTCACAGGGAAACAACAGAACTGCACTAAAGGAATCTATGCCTTGGCAG CACAAGATGTTTTCACCTACATCAACAGCAGATATGCTAGTTTGGATATCTCTGCCTTCGTCAGCTTCTTTGAGATTTACAATGgaaaa GTGTTTGACCTACTGAACAAGAAGGCCAAGCTCCGGGTTCTGGAGGATGAGCGACAGCAGGTTCGGGTTGTGGGGCTGGAAGAGGTTTCTGTGTCCACAGCAGAGGAGGTCATCAAGATGATACAGATTGGCAGCGCATGCAG aacaTCAGGCCAGACCTCAGCAAACACCAACTCATCCCGCTCCCATGCGGTCCTCCAAATTATCCTGCGACGCAATAATCACGCCGGCACATTGCACGGCAAATTTTCATTGGTCGATTTGGCTGGTAATGAGCGTGGCATCGATGTCAACAGCAACGATCGCACCACCCTGGTTGAGACGGCAGAGATCAATCGCAGCCTGCTGGCTCTGAAG GAGTGCATCCGTTCACTGGGAAGGAATCGTGATCACATTCCTTTCCGATTGTGCACTTTGACCAAAGTCCTCAGGGATTCCTTCATTGGAGAGAAGTCCAGAACCTGCATG ATTGCCATGGTGTCTCCAGGCATGGCTTCGTGTGAATACACAATGAACACACTACGCTATGCTGACAG AGTTAAAGAATTAAAGGGTAATGCCAACAGAGCAGCCAAGACACAAGAGCCTGTTAACGTTTTTACAGAGGAG GAATTTGTTGCGGATACCAGTGTGTATGACGCCATATCTCAAGTGACAGAGTTGGAGGAACAGGTTTACGGGCAGTTGAAG AGGGGGAATGAATTTGCCACAGCGATGGAGGACTCCTCGTTCAACATCAAGGCAGAACTACCCAACATGTTGGATCACGCCCAAAAACTACTCG ACGTGATGCTGGCCATGCAGACGGCTCTGGAGCAGGAGAGCCTGGCGATCCAAAACCATTAA
- the selenot1a gene encoding thioredoxin reductase-like selenoprotein T1a produces MKWLRFSFLALGVFSLCCASSGDTSGAKKMKMQFAAGPLLRFQICISUGYKRVFEEYTQALYQRYPDIRIEGDNYLPIPIYRHISSFLSLFKLLLIGVIIIGKDPFALFGMQAPGIWEWGQGNKIYACMMVFFLSNMIENHLMSTGAFEITLNDVPVWSKLESGHLPSMQQLVQILDNEMKMNVHMNTGSHLS; encoded by the exons ATGAAGTGGTTGCGTTTTTCGTTCCTCGCTTTGGGGGTGTTCTCGCTGTGCTGTGCCTCGTCTGGTGACACCAGCGGCgcaaagaaaatgaagatgCAGTTCGCTGCGGGCCCGCTTCTCAGGTTTCAAATTTG TATTTCCTGAGGCTACAAGCGGGTGTTTGAGGAGTACACGCAGGCCTTGTACCAGCGGTACCCGGACATCCGCATCGAAGGGGACAACTATCTTCCAATACCGATCTATCG acacattTCTTCATTCCTGTCTCTGTTCAAACTTTTGCTGATTGGGGTGATAATTATCGGCAAGGACCCCTTCGCTCTCTTTGGCATGCAGGCCCCCGGCATCTGGGAGTGGGGCCAGGGAAATAAG ATATACGCTTGCATGATGGTGTTCTTCCTCAGCAATATGATTGAAAACCACTTGATGTCGACAGGCGCATTTGAAATCACGTTAAACG ATGTGCCAGTGTGGTCAAAACTCGAGTCGGGTCACCTGCCCTCCATGCAGCAGCTTGTGCAAATCCTGGACAACGAGATGAAGATGAATGTTCACATGAACACAGGATCACACCTCTCCTAA